From a single Drosophila sulfurigaster albostrigata strain 15112-1811.04 chromosome 3, ASM2355843v2, whole genome shotgun sequence genomic region:
- the LOC133846387 gene encoding enkurin codes for MSLVYITHHNENIFNVEREPEKSQDAKGRAPQAQAQATQDYGKHNTEEMAARYAKELRDRLNVEYKKHSVVMLKDGVRLLTDAKKSHHRTMGCANVPLDPPCAFLRKNQGVKWRRENLHVCPKGAHMPPLPECGKKEKKSDMVPNFVLRNIRCARSTVRCPPPPRYVDTPCGTRQNLLNSGLVPQYVCRKDFGQVPVYIHKTKKMLTEAHDVCCKEQRRLAELCGGLKASKSLSAQKLQQSQAAKSGPPDMPGMRVMDQAERNELLVGLRAHLNEMTKSYQSMSLLIDSENKRQRKGKLESDLRQLEQDILLLETSPIIYVSLY; via the coding sequence ATGTCACTGGTCTACATTACACATCACAACGAGAACATCTTCAATGTGGAACGCGAGCCGGAAAAATCACAAGACGCAAAGGGTCGCGCCCCACAGGCTCAGGCTCAGGCAACGCAGGATTATGGCAAGCACAACACTGAAGAGATGGCAGCTCGCTACGCCAAGGAGCTGCGCGACCGTCTCAATGTGGAGTACAAGAAGCATTCGGTGGTGATGCTGAAGGATGGCGTGCGTCTGCTGACGGATGCCAAGAAGTCCCATCATCGCACCATGGGCTGTGCCAATGTGCCACTCGATCCACCGTGCGCCTTTCTGCGCAAGAATCAAGGCGTCAAATGGCGTCGCGAGAATCTTCACGTTTGTCCCAAAGGTGCCCACATGCCTCCGCTGCCCGAATGCGGCAAGAAGGAGAAAAAGTCCGATATGGTACCGAACTTTGTGCTCCGGAATATTCGTTGTGCTCGCAGTACTGTGCGTTGTCCACCGCCGCCACGCTACGTGGACACACCTTGTGGCACGCGTCAGAATCTGCTCAACTCTGGTCTGGTGCCGCAGTACGTGTGCCGTAAGGATTTTGGCCAGGTGCCCGTCTATATACACAAGACTAAGAAGATGCTGACAGAGGCGCATGATGTTTGCTGCAAGGAACAGCGACGCCTCGCCGAACTTTGTGGTGGTCTCAAGGCGTCGAAATCCTTGTCCGCTCAGAAGCTGCAACAGTCACAGGCGGCCAAAAGTGGTCCACCCGATATGCCCGGCATGCGTGTGATGGATCAAGCGGAACGCAATGAGCTGCTTGTAGGATTGCGGGCACATCTGAACGAGATGACCAAGAGCTATCAGTCCATGTCGTTGCTCATCGACAGCGAGAACAAGCGTCAACGCAAGGGCAAACTGGAGAGCGATCTGCGACAGCTCGAGCAGGATATTCTGCTGCTCGAAACGAGTCCCATTATTTATGTTTCGCTGTACTAA
- the LOC133846385 gene encoding uncharacterized protein LOC133846385, with amino-acid sequence MRKTTETSAGDEKDDIVLKFQQLARDDLRQDNARDFICHTTDGDRIALIGSKTELITLELIDRINYQMPLPYVVAGFELNTKARPLDKLVQQVNVEHIYNSCNALEVQQLSLDPCYGSGISVQEVADSTLLAAKWSPQPLPNGNMLLAFLNSYGSLELITKKAQQPFWHYYEQHDISATFRDELQPPFEVAPDKIDTFRRFQAFIDRSWITMFAWRSLESDNGNHVLVLGTAVGSLWTLSLSGDAQTVQAYCELHTLLDRICYMHVFEDLLLVGDISGQVHLYRFNGNDEGGMELVKPLWLRPDQMALQQAVITRCDERKCYYIACCKGAHLLVWCMPQLPGGENWLETRFLVGGIKITGFSSIGNSSYALGTARGPLYRIELQHKAAQLSVSKQLIEVDDVETFGAMGIFNSPHSNLLTLLFVRNKEYMLDNKLLRRELTVNVGKLSKDDSLAKLTELLSNNEPINRYKDLLSDVRLQIFNRHDMEKFIKFVSCESHVVGELVTLMQQQQLQLKYHVMDALQHVQQYQTKEYCEMEMKLLLSILTITHIRLRLQYLTGLAKLTPFQTKASQCLLQEMLRIKQQLEELLVKEQPINTIIKRFLDLIEVHFNAVQQKLGKPPKLDANQESKRCCISFVELLPELETHYCTLCGRQALMEQQLLLELYEPGSRLVCPYCHGAFIMELCDA; translated from the exons ATGAGAAAAACTACTGAGACAAGCGCTGGCGATGAGAAAG ACGACATTGTGCTGAAATTTCAGCAACTTGCCAGAGATGATCTGCGACAGGATAATGCCCGGGACTTTATATGCCACACAACTGATGGCGATCGCATTGCGCTGATTGGCTCCAAGACGGAACTGATTACACTCGAGTTGATCGACAGAATAAACTATCAGATGCCATTGCCCTATGTAGTCGCTGGCTTCGAATTGAACACAAAAGCACGTCCGCTGGATAAACTGGTGCAACAGGTGAATGTGGAGCACATTTACaacagttgcaatgccttggAGGTGCAACAGTTGAGTCTGGATCCTTGTTATGGATCCGGCATCTCGGTACAGGAAGTGGCCGACTCCACGCTGTTGGCTGCCAAATGGTCGCCACAACCGCTGCCCAATGGCAACATGCTGTTGGCCTTTCTGAACAGCTATGGATCCCTAGAGTTAATCACCAAAAAGGCACAGCAACCATTCTGGCATTACTACGAACAACATGATATATCCGCCACGTTCCGAGATGAGCTGCAGCCGCCTTTCGAAGTGGCTCCGGATAAAATCGATACATTTCGACGCTTTCAGGCATTCATCGATCGCAGCTGGATTACAATGTTTGCCTGGCGTTCACTAGAGTCGGACAATGGGAATCACGTGCTGGTGCTGGGCACTGCGGTGGGCAGTTTGTGGACGCTCAGCTTGAGTGGCGATGCACAAACAGTGCAAGCATATTGCGAGCTGCACACGCTGCTGGATCGCATCTGCTATATGCATGTGTTTGAGGATTTGCTGCTGGTGGGCGACATCAGCGGTCAGGTGCATCTCTACAGATTCAACGGGAACGATGAGGGCGGCATGGAGTTAGTGAAACCACTGTGGCTGCGTCCCGATCAAATGGCACTGCAGCAGGCGGTGATAACGCGTTGCGACGAACGCAAATGCTACTACATTGCCTGCTGCAAGGGCGCACATTTGCTCGTCTGGTGCATGCCACAACTTCCAGGTGGAGAGAACTGGCTGGAGACACGTTTCCTAGTGGGAGGCATTAAGATAACAG GTTTTTCAAGCATTGGCAACTCAAGCTATGCGCTGGGCACGGCACGTGGCCCACTCTATCGCATTGAACTTCAACACAAGGCAGCTCAGCTAAGTGTGAGCAAGCAGCTGATTGAGGTAGACGATGTGGAGACCTTTGGTGCCATGGGCATCTTCAATAGTCCGCACAGCAATCTGCTAACACTACTTTTTGTACGCAACAAAGAATATATGCTTGACAACAAGTTGCTGCGTCGCGAGCTCACGGTCAACGTGGGCAAACTGAGTAAGGACGATTCCTTAGCAAAACTCACTGAATTGCTTTCAAACAACGAACCCATCAATCGCTACAAGGATCTGTTGAGCGATGTGCGTCTGCAGATTTTCAATCGTCACGACATGGAAAAgtttatcaaatttgtttccTGCGAGTCTCATGTCGTCGGTGAGCTAGTCACGctcatgcaacagcaacagctgcagctgaagtATCATGTCATGGATGCACTCCAACATGTGCAGCAATATCAGACGAAAGAGTATtgtgaaatggaaatgaagcTGCTGTTGTCCATTTTGACTATAACTCATATCCGTTTGCGTCTACAGTATTTGACTGGTCTGGCTAAGCTAACGCCTTTCCAAACCAAGGCATCCCAATGCCTGTTGCAAGAGATGCTGCGTAtcaagcagcagctggaggagcTGCTGGTGAAGGAACAGCCTATCAATACGATCATCAAACGTTTTTTGGATTTAATTGAGGTGCACTTTAATGCGGTGCAGCAGAAGCTGGGAAAACCTCCTAAACTTGATGCCAATCAGGAGTCAAAACGctgttgcatttcatttgtggAG CTTCTCCCCGAGTTGGAGACACATTACTGCACTCTCTGTGGTCGCCAGGCGTTGATGgaacagcaactgttgctggaACTTTATGAGCCTGGCAGTCGCTTAGTTTGTCCCTACTGTCATGGAGCATTCATCATGGAACTGTGTGATGCATAA
- the LOC133846388 gene encoding acyl-coenzyme A thioesterase 13 yields the protein MAAKRGVEMVKQVAEFLSKGSSFDRVTQMVKITAGGDGRAVGEFTVAAEHLNRMGSLHGGLTATILDNVTTYALMSKGSHPGVSSSLNVSYLAAARPGDVVEVDANTLHAGRKMAYIECELRIKATGKVIAKGGQTKYVDMDTKLT from the exons atGGCAGCCAAACGCGGTGTAGAAATGGTCAAACAAGTGGCCGAATTTCTTTCCAAAGGATCCAGCTTCGATCGGGTGACACAAATG GTGAAAATAACGGCTGGCGGCGATGGACGCGCTGTGGGGGAATTCACAGTGGCAGCCGAGCATTTGAATCGCATGGGATCTTTACACGGTGGTTTAACAGCTACTATTCTAGATAACGTCACTACCTATGCCCTCATGTCCAAGGGTTCACACCCGGGTGTTAGTTCCAGCCTCAATGTAAGCTATCTGGCTGCCGCAAGACCCGGCGATGTAGTCGAAGTAGACGCCAATACTTTACATGCAGGTCGCAAAATGGCGTACATTGAGTGTGAATTGCGAATCAAGGCAACTGGCAAAGTCATTGCCAAAGGCGGACAAACTAAATACGTGGACATGGACACTAAACTGACGTAA
- the LOC133846389 gene encoding acyl-coenzyme A thioesterase 13: MGTRKKGLEFAKHISEIIAKATGFEKHLEKVKIIGGGDGVCTAEFTVDKEHLNKGGGLHGGYMATLVDMVTTYALMSKPCHPGVSVDINVSYLKGARIGDEVVIEANTLRAGKNLAYIDCVLKHKKNNAVIAKGTHTKYVNFE, from the exons ATGGGAACTCGCAAAAAGGGACTGGAATTTGCCAAGCACATCAGCGAAATTATAGCCAAGGCAACAGGATTCGAAAAGCACTTGGAAAAA GTGAAAATTATTGGCGGTGGCGATGGAGTTTGCACCGCAGAGTTCACAGTGGACAAGGAGCATCTCAACAAGGGCGGCGGTTTGCATGGCGGCTACATGGCAACACTGGTGGACATGGTGACCACCTATGCACTGATGTCAAAGCCCTGCCATCCAGGCGTATCGGTGGACATTAATGTCAGTTACTTGAAGGGAGCACGGATTGGCGACGAAGTTGTTATCGAGGCTAATACGCTGCGTGCTGGCAAGAATCTCGCGTATATCGATTGCGTGCTGAAACATAAGAAAAACAACGCTGTGATTGCCAAGGGCACACACACCAAATACGTGAACTTTGagtag
- the LOC133846384 gene encoding peroxidasin: MRWKVGPLIVLLLVAICLVDAQWQPCPSSCTCYARTVRCMRARLTTLPPVPRDTQVLDLRFNHIEKLPANAFNGLSQLTTLFLNDNEMAFVEEDAFKDLRALRFLYLNKNRLSRLPATIFQQLSSLEALYLDGNDIWQLPVGLFDNSPRLQRIILNNNKLTNLPLEMFNKLHSLRQLRLDGNPIDCNCGVYSLWRRWHLDIPTQRVSISLSCAQPTALQRLSFSQLNERHFQCVKPELLAGPHDMHVNSGETVSMLCEVEGQPKPELIWMQNTNEIGVEQAPRMQVLPSGALLINGVESNDIGIYECIARNEMGEIKSQPVRMMVHDADSAQNSLHNVHDHDHVHPDGNQVRAGVAAVVEPTPMPPHFTHQPHDQIVALHGSGHVLLDCVAIGWPQPDIQWFVNGRQLSQSTSTLQLQANGSLVLLEPSQLTAGTYRCEAHNSLGSVQATARIEVKDLPEILMAPQNQTIKLGKTFVLECDADGNPLPSITWQFNGQPLEASVDLLLENENTELVVSVAKEHHAGVYRCIASNENGEVSAWAAIKVEQSQQPPRLAIEPSNLVAITGTTIELPCQAEQQEDGLQIVWRRDGRSIDPNVQLTEKYQISGTGSLFVKNVTILDGGRYECQLKNRFGRATASALVTIRNNVDLAPGDRYVRIAFAEAAKEIDVAINNTLDMLFSNRSKGTPPNFGELLRVFRFPTGQARQLARAAEIYERTLVNIRKHVQRGENLSMESEQYEFRDLLSREHLHLVAELSGCMEHREMPNCTDMCFHSRYRSIEGTCNNLMHPTWGASLTAFRRLAPPIYENGFSMPVGWTKGRMYAGHPKPSARLVSTSVVSTKEITPDTRITHMVMQWGQFLDHDLDHAIPSVSSESWDGIDCKKTCEFAPPCYPIEVPPNDPRVKNRRCIDVVRSSAICGSGMTSLFFDGVQHREQINQLTSYIDASQVYGYSTPFAQELRNLSSDEGLLRVGVHFPNQKDMLPFAAPQDGMDCRRNLDENQMNCFVSGDIRVNEQVGLLAMHTIWMREHNRIASKLREINPHWDGDTLYQEARKVVGAQMQHITYKQWLPLIVGESGMEMLGEYRGYDPQINPSIANEFATAALRFGHTIINPILHRLNSSFQPIPQGHLQLHKAFFAPWRLAYEGGVDPLLRGMLAVPAKLKLPDQNLNTELTEKLFQTAHAVALDLAAINVQRGRDHGIPGYNVYRKFCNLTVATDFDDLAGEITNADIRQKLRELYGHPDNIDVWLGGILEDQVEGGKVGKLFQCLLVEQFRRLRDGDRFYYENPGVFLPEQLVQIKQSNLGRVLCDVGDNFEEMTENVFILAKHQGGYKQCEDIPGINLYLWQECSRCNSLPSIFDKYIPQTYTKRSQRSKRNVQQLEQEVPTPESYDSALEALYQVNEERVSGLEELIGSFQKELKKLHKKLRKLEEAEPVPQIVQLAPAAQAPAAAVKPKRSHCVDDNGTTRLNNEVWTPDVCTKCNCFHGQVNCLRQQCGEVSCPPGIEPLTPPEACCPHCPIMPSSKSAAKPVVN, from the exons AGATTTGCGATTCAATCACATTGAGAAGCTGCCGGCCAATGCATTCAATGGCCTCAGCCAACTGACGACGCTCTTTCTCAACGACAACGAAATGGCATTTGTCGAGGAGGATGCCTTTAAGGATCTGCGGGCATTAAGGTTTCTCTATTTGAACAAGAATCGCCTAAGCCGCTTACCCGCCACCATCTTTCAGCAATTGAGCAGCTTAGAGGCACT CTATCTCGATGGCAATGATATTTGGCAACTGCCTGTTGGACTTTTTGACAATTCGCCACGTTTGCAACGAAT TATtctgaacaacaacaagttgacCAATCTGCCGCTGGAAATGTTCAACAAATTGCATAGTCTGAGGCAACTGCGTTTGGATGGCAACCCGATTGATTGCAATTGCGGTGTCTATTCACTCTGGCGTCGTTGGCATTTGGACATCCCAACGCAAAGAGTCTCCATCTCATTGTCGTGTGCACAGCCCACAGCATTGCAGCGCCTCAGCTTCAGTCAGCTCAATGAGCGGCATTTCCAATGTG TTAAGCCTGAATTGCTGGCGGGTCCACACGACATGCACGTGAACAGTGGCGAAACGGTGAGCATGCTCTGCGAGGTGGAAGGTCAACCCAAGCCCGAATTGATTTGGATGCAAAACACAAACGAGATCGGTGTGGAGCAGGCGCCACGCATGCAGGTGCTGCCCAGCGGAGCGCTGCTCATCAACGGTGTCGAATCGAATGACATTGGCATCTATGAGTGCATTGCGCGCAATGAAATGGGCGAGATCAAATCGCAGCCCGTACGCATGATGGTTCACGACGCTGACAGCGCACAGAACAGCCTCCACAACGTCCACGACCACGACCACGTACATCCGGATGGCAATCAGGTGCGGGCTGGCGTCGCCGCGGTTGTGGAACCGACACCAATGCCACCGCATTTCACCCATCAGCCACATGACCAAATTGTTGCCCTCCACGGGTCCGGGCACGTGCTGCTCGATTGCGTTGCCATCGGCTGGCCACAGCCAGACATACAATGGTTCGTCAATGGCCGGCAACTGTCCCAGTCCACGTCCacgctgcagctgcaggcCAACGGCAGTCTGGTGCTCCTCGAACCCAGCCAGTTGACAGCGGGCACGTATCGTTGCGAGGCCCACAACAGTCTGGGCTCTGTGCAGGCCACCGCCCGCATCGAAGTGAAGG ATTTACCCGAAATTTTAATGGCAccacaaaaccaaacaatCAAACTGGGCAAAACCTTTGTGCTGGAATGCGATGCCGATGGCAATCCGTTGCCCAGCATAACCTGGCAATTCAATGGGCAACCACTCGAGGCCAGCGTTGACCTGCTGTTGGAGAACGAGAACACTGAGCTGGTGGTTAGCGTGGCCAAAGAGCACCATGCGG GTGTCTATCGCTGCATTGCGAGCAATGAGAACGGTGAAGTTAGCGCTTGGGCAGCGATTAAAGTGGAGCAATCGCAGCAGCCGCCACGCTTGGCCATTGAGCCAAGCAATTTGGTGGCCATTACGGGCACCACGATTGAGTTGCCCTGTCAGGCAGAACAGCAGGAGGATGGACTTCAA ATTGTCTGGCGTCGCGACGGACGTTCCATCGATCCCAATGTGCAATTGACCGAGAAATATCAAATAAGCGGCACCGGCAGTTTGTTTGTCAAGAATGTGACCATCCTCGATGGCGGACGCTACGAATGCCAGCTAAAGAATCGATTCGGTCGTGCCACAGCCTCAGCACTCGTTACCATCAG AAACAATGTGGATCTGGCACCCGGCGATCGTTACGTGCGCATTGCCTTTGCCGAGGCAGCCAAGGAGATTGATGTGGCCATCAACAACACGCTGGACATGCTCTTTTCCAATCGCTCCAAGGGAACACCTCCCAACTTTGGTGAACTGCTTCGCGTCTTCCGCTTCCCCACTGGCCAGGCAAGACAGTTGGCCCGCGCTGCCGAGATCTACGAGCGCACCTTGGTGAACATAAGGAAGCATGTGCAACGTGGTGAGAATCTGAGCATGGAGAGCGAACAGTACGAGTTCAGGGATCTGTTGTCACGCGAGCATTTGCACTTGGTGGCCGAGCTATCCGGTTGCATGGAGCATCGCGAGATGCCCAACTGCACGGACATGTGCTTCCATTCACGTTACCGCAGCATCGAGGGCACCTGCAACAATCTGATGCATCCCACCTGGGGCGCCTCGCTGACTGCTTTCCGTCGCCTGGCGCCGCCCATTTACGAGAACGGCTTCAGCATGCCCGTGGGCTGGACAAAGGGACGCATGTATGCGGGACATCCGAAGCCAAGTGCGCGTCTTGTGTCAACCTCTGTGGTGTCCACCAAGGAAATAACACCGGACACGCGTATTACCCACATGGTCATGCAATGGGGACAGTTTCTCGATCACGATCTGGATCATGCTATACCCTCGGTGAGCTCGGAGAGTTGGGATGGCATCGACTGCAAGAAGACATGTGAATTCGCCCCGCCGTGTTACCCCATCGAGGTGCCACCGAATGATCCGCGCGTGAAGAATCGTCGCTGCATCGATGTGGTGCGTTCCAGTGCCATCTGTGGCTCCGGCATGACGTCGCTCTTCTTTGATGGCGTGCAGCATCGCGAGCAGATCAATCAACTGACCTCGTACATCGATGCCTCACAGGTCTATGGCTACAGCACACCCTTTGCCCAGGAGCTACGCAATTTGAGCTCCGATGAGGGACTGCTGCGTGTCGGTGTGCATTTCCCCAATCAGAAGGATATGTTGCCGTTTGCTGCGCCACAGGATGGCATGGACTGTCGACGCAATCTGGATGAGAATCAAATGAATTGCTTTGTTTCGGGCGACATCAGAGTTAACGAGCAAGTTGGCCTACTGGCCATGCACACGATCTGGATGCGTGAACACAATCGCATTGCAAGTAAACTGCGTGAGATTAATCCGCACTGGGATGGCGACACTCTTTATCAGGAGGCACGCAAGGTTGTGGGTGCCCAGATGCAGCACATCACGTACAAGCAGTGGCTGCCGTTGATTGTGGGCGAGAGTGGCATGGAAATGCTGGGCGAGTATCGTGGCTACGATCCACAAATCAATCCAAGCATTGCAAATGAGTTTGCCACCGCGGCGCTGCGATTTGGCCACACCATCATCAATCCCATACTGCATCGTTTGAACTCCAGCTTCCAGCCCATACCCCAGGGACATCTGCAGCTGCACAAGGCCTTCTTTGCACCCTGGCGTCTGGCCTACGAAGGTGGCGTTGATCCATTGCTGCGTGGCATGCTCGCTGTGCCCGCCAAGCTCAAGTTGCCCGATCAGAACCTGAACACCGAGCTCACAGAGAAGCTCTTCCAGACAGCGCATGCGGTTGCTCTCGATTTGGCTGCCATCAATGTACAACGTGGTCGAGATCACGGTATTCCCGGCTACAATGTCTATCGCAAGTTTTGTAATCTGACTGTCGCCACGGACTTTGACGACTTGGCTGGCGAGATTACCAATGCGGACATTAGGCAAAAACTGCGTGAACTCTATGGGCATCCGGATAACATTGATGTCTGGCTGGGCGGCATTCTGGAGGATCAAGTGGAGGGAGGCAAGGTGGGAAAACTCTTCCAGTGTCTGCTCGTGGAACAGTTCCGTCGTTTGCGCGATGGCGACCGCTTCTACTATGAGAATCCGGGCGTCTTTCTGCCCGAACAGCTGGTGCAGATCAAGCAGTCGAACCTGGGACGCGTCTTGTGCGATGTGGGCGACAATTTCGAGGAGATGACCGAGAATGTGTTCATACTGGCCAAACATCAGGGTGGCTACAAGCAGTGCGAGGATATACCCGGCATCAATTTGTATCTGTGGCAGGAATGCAGCAGATGCAACAGTCTGCCATCCATCTTTGACAAATATATCCCGCAGACTTACACCAAGCGTAGTCAGCGCAGCAAACGTAACGTGCAGCAACTGGAACAGGAGGTGCCCACTCCCGAGAGCTATGACAGCGCCTTGGAGGCACTGTACCAGGTGAACGAGGAACGTGTGAGCGGCTTGGAAGAGCTCATCGGTAGCTTCCAGAAGGAGCTAAAGAAGTTGCACAAGAAATTGCGCAAACTCGAGGAGGCCGAACCAGTGCCACAGATTGTTCAGCTAGCGCCCGCTGCCCAAGCTCCTGCGGCGGCTGTGAAGCCCAAGCGTAGCCACTGCGTCGATGACAATGGCACCACCAGGCTGAACAACGAAGTCTGGACGCCGGATGTGTGCACCAAGTGCAATTGCTTCCACGGCCAGGTCAATTGCTTGCGTCAACAGTGCGGCGAGGTCAGTTGCCCGCCTGGCATTGAGCCACTGACTCCTCCCGAAGCGTGTTGTCCACACTGCCCCATCATGCCCAGCTCAAAGAGTGCTGCCAAGCCGGTGGTGAATTGA